From Spirochaeta isovalerica, one genomic window encodes:
- a CDS encoding glycoside hydrolase family 130 protein → MKKGAEMQINVKRRDVEFKPDSSRVIARFLYTNDERSRTVIKRVLQLSEKETKDKLNQVLRKYSRRHRNISRIFEKHFLQLGGLFEKIGLNPSDLDITRRALIGAYFTMEYSIEAAAFFNPSIVESPDQSGILPGEKRVNLSFRATGEGHISSIVFRAGILDRESNLTLEPVGNMLAEAERIKRFIYNKQIFLEKLYEMQDIHSIVPPEEILGTLGDTFTYGELETCVREAIKKYNFPLDKELAFNQIMWLASSHYEIEFSMDSAICERVIFPISSTERSGIEDARFVKFFDDDGQVIYYATYTAYDGMSIMPKLIETKDFYHFKVLPLHGHIAKNKGMALFPRKIDGKYAMLCRMDGCNNYISFSDNINIWNEAFLFQSPHYSWEYIQIGNCGSPIETEDGWLIITHAVGPMREYVLGAVLMDLEQPKVEIGRLEFPLLAPNEREREGYVPNVVYSCGSMIHNEDLIIPYAVSDYASTYATVNLKELLSELKKTK, encoded by the coding sequence TTGAAGAAAGGGGCAGAGATGCAGATAAATGTCAAAAGAAGAGATGTCGAGTTCAAGCCGGATTCCTCAAGAGTTATAGCCAGGTTCCTCTACACGAATGATGAAAGAAGCCGAACGGTTATAAAGCGGGTTCTTCAGCTAAGTGAAAAAGAGACAAAGGATAAATTGAATCAGGTACTGAGAAAGTACTCAAGGCGCCACAGGAATATCTCCAGGATTTTTGAAAAACATTTTCTCCAGTTAGGCGGTTTGTTTGAAAAGATCGGTTTGAATCCATCAGATCTTGATATTACACGGAGAGCACTTATCGGCGCCTATTTCACTATGGAATACTCCATAGAAGCGGCTGCCTTTTTCAATCCTTCCATAGTTGAATCCCCCGATCAGTCAGGAATCCTCCCCGGAGAAAAAAGGGTGAATCTCAGTTTTCGCGCAACGGGAGAGGGGCATATCTCTTCTATTGTATTCCGTGCCGGCATACTGGATAGGGAGAGCAATCTGACTCTTGAACCTGTGGGAAATATGCTGGCGGAGGCGGAAAGAATTAAACGGTTTATTTATAACAAACAGATCTTTCTGGAAAAACTTTATGAAATGCAGGACATTCACAGCATTGTCCCTCCGGAGGAAATACTGGGAACGCTTGGCGATACGTTTACATATGGTGAATTAGAGACCTGTGTAAGGGAAGCCATAAAAAAGTATAATTTCCCGCTGGATAAAGAGCTGGCATTCAATCAGATCATGTGGCTGGCCTCATCTCACTACGAAATTGAATTCTCCATGGATTCGGCCATATGCGAAAGGGTTATATTCCCCATATCTTCAACAGAACGGAGCGGCATAGAAGATGCCCGATTTGTGAAGTTTTTTGATGATGACGGGCAAGTCATTTATTACGCTACTTATACGGCGTATGACGGTATGTCAATTATGCCCAAACTTATTGAAACAAAAGACTTTTATCATTTTAAAGTCCTTCCGCTTCATGGTCATATAGCCAAGAATAAAGGGATGGCTCTTTTTCCCCGTAAAATCGATGGAAAGTATGCCATGCTGTGCCGTATGGACGGGTGCAACAACTACATCTCCTTTTCCGATAATATTAATATCTGGAATGAAGCCTTTCTTTTTCAATCTCCTCATTACTCCTGGGAATATATTCAGATCGGGAATTGCGGATCGCCTATTGAGACTGAGGATGGCTGGCTGATCATCACTCACGCTGTAGGCCCTATGAGAGAATATGTTCTGGGAGCTGTTCTTATGGATCTGGAGCAGCCCAAAGTTGAAATCGGCCGGCTGGAATTCCCTCTGTTGGCACCTAACGAGCGGGAGAGAGAAGGTTATGTTCCCAATGTAGTTTATTCCTGCGGCTCCATGATTCATAATGAAGACCTGATCATTCCCTATGCAGTTTCTGATTATGCATCGACATACGCCACAGTAAATCTGAAAGAGCTTCTTTCTGAATTGAAAAAGACCAAGTAG
- a CDS encoding PIG-L family deacetylase, giving the protein MHTGNRSLKKIAVVIAHPDDETLWAGGSLLITSFESCFILSLCRAGDDDRRHRFFRALKEFGATGAMADLDDGPGQTPLTPGLICHTILEKLPSISFDRIYTHSPRGEYTRHLRHEETGRALLQLWIKKDVKASEVCLFAYEDGCHKYLPRPISEAQITLPLPEEIWRRKYRIIREIYNFGNNTFEAKTTPRVEAFWLVPNRISARQWLNDTRSHHESSGPI; this is encoded by the coding sequence GTGCATACTGGAAACAGATCACTAAAAAAAATTGCCGTCGTAATCGCTCACCCCGATGACGAAACCCTATGGGCAGGCGGATCTCTTTTAATCACAAGCTTTGAAAGTTGTTTTATTCTCAGTCTATGCCGCGCCGGAGATGATGACCGAAGACACAGATTTTTCAGAGCGCTAAAAGAATTCGGAGCAACGGGAGCAATGGCGGATCTCGATGACGGCCCCGGACAGACCCCACTTACACCCGGTCTCATATGCCATACAATCCTGGAAAAACTACCTTCGATTTCCTTCGACCGGATCTACACCCACAGCCCCCGCGGAGAATACACCAGGCATCTCCGCCATGAGGAAACGGGAAGAGCTTTGCTACAGCTATGGATTAAAAAAGATGTGAAAGCTAGTGAAGTCTGTTTATTCGCCTATGAAGACGGCTGTCATAAGTACCTGCCGAGGCCGATAAGCGAAGCACAGATTACTCTCCCCCTTCCCGAAGAGATCTGGCGCAGAAAATACCGAATTATCAGAGAAATCTACAATTTTGGAAACAATACATTTGAGGCAAAAACTACCCCCCGCGTCGAGGCGTTCTGGCTTGTTCCCAATCGCATCTCAGCCCGGCAATGGCTGAATGACACAAGGAGTCACCATGAAAGTTCTGGTCCTATATGA